The following DNA comes from Anopheles coustani chromosome 2, idAnoCousDA_361_x.2, whole genome shotgun sequence.
CCCATGGATCTCGGAGGTCAGAAGCCGGGCGAAAGCAAAAACCCCTATAATGTGTCCGGTTTGAGTCATCTGCAGGCCAAAGGTCGCCATTCGATCGTCACGAACGTGTTCGGCGGTGTTCTGCAGAGCGAAGTGCGCTGCCTGATCTGTGGTATGGAGAGCAAAAAACACGACCCATTCCTCGATCTGTCGCTGGACATTCCTGAGAAGTACTACAGTAAAGATCATTCGGCGGAAAGCGGCAATGGAGGGGATGCGGCAAACAGTACCGGAAGTTCACCGGTATGCCACATTTCCGATTGTCTGCAAAGTTTTACAGAGGTAGGAGCTactaaagttttattttaattatactCTTGCCCAAGAAGAGCAAATCATAACCAGAAAATATGCAAAATCCATTGACCAGGTGGAAGAGTTGGCAGAGACGGAGCTGTACTATTGTAATTCCTGCAAGTGTAAGCAAAAATCAACGAAGCGGTTCTGGATTCGCCGGTTACCAAATGTCTTGTGCTTGCATATAAAACGATTCAGATGGAACAACTTTTACAGGTAATGCCACGTTCTGCTCTAGATTGGACAAGTTTTTACCGGATAACGTGGATCAAATGgcattatttttccaatttctcGCTACAGAACGAAAATTGATCTGAGAATAGCGTTTCCCATCAACGCTTTGGACATGTCACAGTTTGTTCTCAACAATGGGCCAGAAACCCGGCGATCAAATTCCAGTTGCAATATTTATGATCTAGCTGCTGTTATCGTTCATCATGGTAATGGGTAAGTGCCAGATTTCCCGGGAGAACAACAATGTTCACGACGTCAATCATATATTTCGGACGCATTTGCAGATCTAGTTGCGGTCACTACACATCGTTCGCTATCAACAATGGTGTCTGGATGCACTTCAACGACCACACTGTCAAGGAGGTGAGCAGTTCCGCCGTGGCTGAATGTAAGCCGTACATTCTTTTCTATATCAAGCGGGATCCAACGAATGCCAATCGACCGTCGACCACactcaccaccaccgccaccgccgtcgCCAATACATCCGGCGGATCAGCGACCGCCAATCAGTCATCCTGAGATtaagttgtttcattttgtaaaGACTGACTTATCGATCCGTAACTTTAACTTCCGACTGATCCTAGAGCGTTCTGAAATTCAATGCAAGGGgacaaaagaacaaacaaaaaaagatatatatctatatatatataagaaAAAGATGGTCTGCGAGATAATGTGGTCCATGAATGCATTTTGGGTATGGATAAATGACGATGTTCGATGTCATTTTAGGTTGACTAAACCGATTGCATGCGCAAACGGGTGGAAGAAGCGGAAGGCTGTTCTCGAAGGCAGTCCTAGACAGAACATTTTTTCGCATGCATCTTTGGAACGTGCATCATTGGAACGGAATTTGTTTCCATTCTGTTTGTGAAACAAAGTTTCTACAAGAAATCAAGATTATTATCCTTGGCGTACTGGGAGTTTGAGTGTGCATACCTCGACGATGTTCTTCTAGTAGGCTGTAATGAAATTAAGTAGAAAAGTAGgacaaaacaagcaaacaaaaatatgttgGAGAGAAAAATGGAGAACTGTACAGTATACTATAgggatatatatatatatatatatatatatatagatataAATATAGAAACTAGTATATTAATATGAGCACCACTTCACAAGGTTAGATGaatattataaatttaatCTATACCTTCTCCTTATACCCTTTGTTTGTAACTGaaactgaacgaaaaaaaaatagatagaTCCACCCAAGCCCAGTGCCCAATTTGCAGAGCTCCGCATACATTTTGTTGTGCCGATGTTCCATTAATGACTACCGCAACGTAGTTCGATATGAATTTGAGACTGTTATGAATTACTCGATACACATTTTCAATCATAACTTTCGATATTCGTTCACTCCATGTGTGGTACCATCATAAACAGTTCTGCTGTAGCACTTTAAAACCATCTGACCAGGCGAGTCAATAGAAGcacggaagaaaaattaagccatcCGTACACTTTCTTCATTGGGCAAGAAAACTGATTTAATATGTGATAAAAAAGATGCATTTTAGTTCTCATAAAGGAGAGTGTATGTGGATCTTTCGTGCAACTTTCGTGCATGTTTCGTGTTTgcccgcgcgtgtgtgtgagtgtgtgcgtgtgtgtgtatgtacttTCTATTTGTTTGAGCTGGTACAGACATAATTTGGGAGAACCAATTTGATCAAATCGCTAAAAATCATCCTGTCGCCAGTCCGTATGGCGTATGGATAAGCAAACAGTAATTCGAAGCTTGTAACCATGTAAGAATTTGTGAGATGCTTTTTTATTGAACGATACACTGATAGTATATATTGCCCTTAAGCTTAAGAGAATCATAAGTATAGTTTTGAAATGAATACTTTTTAAGAACATTCTCAAAGAGGCCGCTGAGTtttgtgatgatttttttcgGTTCGATATGTTTTGTGAATTGTAGTTTTAAAGTTTCGTTTCTTTCTACTAACGAGGCCAGGTTACAAGCAAAATGCTGGTAtggtttcttcatttttcttaaTGCTCTGCCTTGTGTTAGTTTCATTACGTTGTAACAACACTTATCCAACACGTGCAAACCTAATTGCCGGGTTGAACGTCacctacaaaaaaaaccaaaacaaaataatacccCCAATctcttgaaaattttcaaattaagtcacgcaaacaaataacaaacagGCAAATTTATATCAGATTGCAATATAATAGTAAAAATACTCCCTTTTTAAAACACAAGAAAGGACAAAAAGCATAATCATAACCAGCAAGGCGAGGTAAGCCTTTCCATTTACGCGAGTGCAAGACGACGTTGTTGAACGTAATGAATCCGGCTTTAAAAACTCTTATTTCGTGTGTCACACAGTAAATATGATGGAAGAAAAGCAATGTCcgatcaacaaaacaaaacgtactATAAGAGTATAAGCGATATTAGTTAACTAAAAGGatacaaaaattaaacttttcaatCATACACTGTATGTGATGTTGCCtttaatgttaatttttaaaagccCTGATTTAATTGAGAAACATTATGCTCTGCAGTTAACGGAGTTGCGCTTGAATACATATTCGAAAGTTGAACTTTAGTAAAGAGAAGTAAAGTCAAgttttattcttgtttttttattgaatgtttTACCTGCACATAATCAAACTTTTTGAGAAGAGAATAATTTGCTGAGCTGAGCAGAAAAACAGTCTGCACCTGATTTTCTTTGGACCTGACTGAAATTCTTTGGTTGACATGTAATTGTGATCGCactttgtgaaaatattaccCCGTGCGAATGGgttagcaaacaaacaaaaaccacacatGTGTGGTACGAATGATTTCTCGGGGATGAATGAAAACCTCACTCCTAAAATTACTGAATATCGACACTTTGTGAGCTATTGACGTAAGCGAACACGCTGTATGATCCGCTTCTTGCACTTTTATTGTTCGTAGCATAAACAGAACTAAGTCATCGATTAGCTCATATCGATGTTGAAGAATTTCCCAGCTAAAACACACCTCACCTCCAACCAAACCCCACTACCTTCGAGGTAGTACAAAACGACTATTGCAAACTACATTCAAACCCACACCCTTATCTTCAGCCCTACGGCTTAAATGTAACTTCCTTAACAGCACAGGCCACGTCGGTCACCCAAATGCCACGTCCGATAAGAGTTAACTAACTAATAGGGCAAGGATTTTGTTCACTAAACGAGGACGGATCTAGCGTTGGCAGATTGAGATTTCCCGCGCCAAGCTCACCGACCAAATCGGCCGGAGGTTGCCCAAGGTCCTGCATGCTCTGCATTTTCTCCAGCACAACCTGAAATCGATCCCGCTTCACTTCGGCACTATCGTCCGGTTTCTCCTTCTCCAGCTCGGTACACACCTCCTTCATCATCTCCAGCTGCTTTTCGTAACGCTCCCGCTCTTCCTTGGGCACGGTGCTACCCTTCTCTTCCAGCCATTTTGGGTACTTTTCGACCAGATCGCGCAAACTGGGTAGCAGCACATCCGCTGACAGCAGACTCTGCATCATGCTTTGCATGAACGGAAGGAAGGCATTGTTTTCGCCTGCCGCGTTCAGGTCAATGTTTCCGAACATGTTCGCTACGTCCTCCGGACTGAACGGCGTCTGTAGGTTCTCGCGTCCTTCGCTCATAGCCTTCAGCGCATCGCTGATGCTTTGGCTGATCGACGGATCGAGCGTACTGGCGGGCGTAGTCTCTTCGGCTGCGGCACCATCCGAGCGTATGGCCATTCCTGCGGCTTCGGCAATACGCTGAAATCCGAGCGCAATCTGCTCGCTATCCACCTTCTCGCCGCCACCGAACAGGGCGGCCATGTGTTGTTCAAACATTTTCGCTTGTACGCTGCAATAAGAAAACGAATAAACGGAAAGCTGTTAACGAAAAATTGTTCTGCGCGTTGTGGATAGGCTTTCAAGGCGCAAAATCGCCTAACTGGTACGGTAACGGTACTCTAAAAACTCCTCATTCCACAGCTGTTCCGTAGGCGGATCATCGTGCTGTTCGCCTTTCTCGCCCGACGAACCCGCACCGTCAGATTTGTTTGTCTGTTTCTTTGAGTCATCTTTAGGTTTGTTGAAATCTTCCAATGCACCTAAGTAGTAGGAAAAGAGGAGACATTTCACAGCAAACAGGATAACACATGATTACATAAGCCACAGTCTCCCGGGCGCCAAAGATATTTACtgtcgagcaaatcgtccaaCTCCTGGTCCCGTGTAGCTCCGTCCGCcgaatcgtttttctttgcttctgACATTTTCCGCACTGTCGCGTGGAATGAAGGGTGATCGGAAAGAATTACCGAAAT
Coding sequences within:
- the LOC131262643 gene encoding peroxisomal biogenesis factor 19, which encodes MSEAKKNDSADGATRDQELDDLLDSALEDFNKPKDDSKKQTNKSDGAGSSGEKGEQHDDPPTEQLWNEEFLDVQAKMFEQHMAALFGGGEKVDSEQIALGFQRIAEAAGMAIRSDGAAAEETTPASTLDPSISQSISDALKAMSEGRENLQTPFSPEDVANMFGNIDLNAAGENNAFLPFMQSMMQSLLSADVLLPSLRDLVEKYPKWLEEKGSTVPKEERERYEKQLEMMKEVCTELEKEKPDDSAEVKRDRFQVVLEKMQSMQDLGQPPADLVGELGAGNLNLPTLDPSSFSEQNPCPIS